One region of Streptomyces sp. CG4 genomic DNA includes:
- a CDS encoding cold-shock protein, whose translation MATGTVKWFNAEKGFGFIAQEGGGPDVFVHYSAINASGFRSLEENQQVSFDVTQGPKGPQAENVTPV comes from the coding sequence ATGGCTACCGGAACCGTGAAGTGGTTCAACGCCGAAAAGGGCTTTGGCTTCATCGCCCAGGAGGGCGGCGGCCCCGACGTCTTCGTTCACTACTCCGCGATCAACGCCTCCGGCTTCCGCTCCCTCGAGGAGAACCAGCAGGTGAGCTTTGACGTGACGCAGGGCCCGAAGGGTCCGCAGGCGGAGAACGTCACCCCCGTCTGA
- a CDS encoding helix-turn-helix domain-containing protein, whose translation MTDRVTAPGKLPMEWIAASLKRERARAGLSLSELAKRAGIAKSTLSQLEAASGNPSVETIWALGVALGVPFTVLVEPPTPSVQVIRAGQGPAVASEQASFVGTLLSASPPGARRDIYQIRAEPDSVRTAEPHNPGTMEHLIVATGRVKAGPAGEEVELGPGDYMTYRGDVAHSYEALAPNTTFVLVMQHT comes from the coding sequence ATGACCGACAGAGTCACAGCCCCCGGCAAGCTCCCGATGGAATGGATCGCCGCGTCCCTCAAACGGGAACGCGCCCGCGCCGGACTGTCCCTGTCGGAGCTGGCCAAGCGCGCGGGCATCGCGAAGTCCACGCTGTCCCAGCTGGAGGCCGCGAGCGGCAACCCGAGCGTGGAGACGATCTGGGCGCTGGGCGTCGCGCTGGGGGTCCCGTTCACCGTGCTGGTGGAGCCGCCGACGCCCAGCGTCCAGGTGATCCGCGCCGGCCAGGGCCCGGCGGTCGCCTCCGAGCAGGCCAGCTTCGTCGGCACCCTGCTGTCGGCGAGCCCTCCCGGTGCCCGGCGGGACATCTACCAGATCCGGGCCGAACCGGACTCGGTCCGCACGGCGGAGCCCCACAACCCGGGCACGATGGAGCATCTGATCGTCGCCACGGGCCGGGTGAAGGCGGGACCGGCGGGGGAAGAAGTCGAACTCGGCCCCGGCGATTACATGACCTATCGGGGGGACGTCGCTCACTCGTACGAGGCACTGGCCCCGAACACGACCTTCGTCCTCGTCATGCAGCACACATAG
- a CDS encoding AzlC family ABC transporter permease, which produces MRSLQRTDASVDDASLVRDSSLVWLASGIVGVSFGAVSVAGGLPVWVPVVMSLVVYAGSAQFSAVGVLIAGGGPVAAAATGLLLNTRTAAFSLAVAEILGPGRAARFLGAHLVTDETVAFALAQPDPVRRRRAFWISGLGLFAAWNVCVAGGAMAGRALGDTARYGLDAAFPAVLVALVLPALRADAAVRRCAVAGGAVALAVTPAVPAGVPVLVALAGLFLYRRQAVESGS; this is translated from the coding sequence ATGCGTTCGCTACAACGAACCGATGCTTCGGTCGACGACGCCTCACTCGTCCGTGACAGCTCGCTCGTCTGGCTGGCGAGCGGCATCGTAGGGGTCTCCTTCGGTGCCGTCTCCGTCGCCGGCGGGCTGCCGGTGTGGGTGCCGGTGGTGATGTCGCTGGTGGTGTATGCCGGATCGGCCCAGTTCAGTGCGGTCGGTGTGCTGATCGCCGGGGGCGGGCCGGTCGCCGCGGCGGCCACGGGGCTGCTTCTGAACACCCGGACGGCGGCCTTCAGCCTGGCCGTGGCGGAGATCCTCGGACCCGGGCGTGCGGCCCGCTTTCTCGGCGCGCATCTGGTCACCGACGAGACGGTCGCCTTCGCCCTCGCCCAGCCCGACCCGGTACGGCGACGGCGGGCGTTCTGGATCTCCGGGCTCGGCCTGTTCGCCGCGTGGAACGTGTGCGTGGCGGGCGGTGCCATGGCGGGCCGGGCGCTGGGCGACACGGCGCGCTACGGCCTGGACGCCGCGTTCCCCGCCGTTCTGGTCGCCCTGGTGCTGCCGGCGCTGCGCGCGGACGCGGCGGTACGGCGGTGTGCGGTGGCCGGCGGCGCGGTGGCCCTGGCGGTCACGCCCGCCGTGCCGGCCGGGGTGCCGGTGCTGGTCGCTCTGGCGGGGCTGTTTCTGTACCGACGACAGGCTGTGGAGAGCGGGTCATGA
- a CDS encoding AzlD domain-containing protein: MNATVAVILALALGTYAFRLVGPVLHGRVEIPERMQDLASAGAVVLLVALLATGALTEGGGFAGWARPAGVLVGVALAWRRAPFVVVVVGAAATTALLRLAGVG, from the coding sequence ATGAACGCCACCGTTGCCGTGATTCTGGCGCTGGCTCTGGGGACGTATGCCTTTCGGCTGGTGGGGCCGGTGCTGCACGGGCGGGTGGAGATACCCGAGCGGATGCAGGACCTCGCCTCTGCCGGGGCTGTCGTACTGCTGGTCGCGTTGCTGGCCACGGGGGCCTTGACCGAGGGCGGGGGTTTCGCGGGGTGGGCCCGGCCGGCCGGGGTGCTCGTGGGTGTGGCGCTGGCCTGGCGGAGGGCGCCGTTCGTCGTGGTGGTCGTGGGGGCGGCCGCGACGACGGCGCTGCTGCGACTGGCCGGGGTGGGCTAG